One Chromatiaceae bacterium DNA segment encodes these proteins:
- a CDS encoding serine hydrolase → MSANPSRREFLRTLALGSAGLLVAPLTLAPLTQAQAQVAYGSAYGSLQSRVVNHIASLRAQGLIGAGDKVSWSVYDFTSREKLVAINEDVPRQAASMIKPFVCQAWFYQASQSSRISYTPEVRKTMERMIRSSCNKSTNRIMTLVSQNAGNRGPGDVERVLKQNGPDIFQDIRIVEQIPAGGRTYRNLASAGDYHRFLAAFWRSQLPYADEMRALLSLSNRDRIVDGVDSMPDNVRVYDKTGSTAMLCGDMGIVVAPGENGGSYPYTFVAIIESPVPVKKYFGWMKQRGNAIRSVSNLVYQDMKDRYQLA, encoded by the coding sequence ATGAGCGCAAACCCAAGCCGTCGCGAATTCCTCCGGACCCTGGCCCTGGGTTCCGCGGGCCTCTTAGTGGCGCCTCTGACCCTGGCGCCCCTCACCCAGGCCCAGGCCCAGGTGGCCTATGGCAGCGCCTATGGCAGCCTGCAAAGCCGGGTCGTCAACCACATCGCCAGTCTGCGCGCCCAAGGCCTGATTGGCGCCGGGGACAAGGTCTCCTGGTCCGTCTATGACTTCACCAGCCGCGAGAAGCTGGTCGCCATCAACGAGGACGTGCCCCGCCAGGCGGCGAGCATGATCAAGCCCTTTGTCTGCCAGGCCTGGTTCTATCAGGCCAGCCAGTCGAGCCGGATCAGCTACACCCCCGAGGTCCGCAAGACCATGGAGCGCATGATCCGCTCCAGTTGCAACAAGTCCACCAACCGCATCATGACCCTGGTCAGCCAGAACGCCGGCAACCGGGGACCCGGGGACGTGGAGCGGGTGCTCAAACAGAATGGGCCCGACATCTTCCAGGACATCCGCATCGTGGAGCAGATCCCGGCAGGGGGGCGCACTTACCGTAACCTGGCCTCCGCCGGCGACTATCACCGCTTTTTGGCCGCCTTCTGGCGGAGCCAGTTGCCCTACGCCGACGAGATGCGCGCCCTCCTCTCCCTGTCTAATCGCGATCGCATCGTCGATGGAGTGGACTCCATGCCAGACAATGTCCGCGTTTACGACAAGACGGGATCCACCGCCATGCTCTGTGGCGACATGGGCATCGTGGTGGCGCCGGGTGAGAATGGCGGCAGTTACCCTTATACCTTCGTCGCCATCATCGAAAGCCCGGTCCCCGTCAAAAAGTATTTCGGCTGGATGAAACAGCGCGGCAATGCCATCCGTTCCGTCTCCAACCTCGTTTACCAGGACATGAAGGATCGGTATCAGTTGGCCTGA
- a CDS encoding alpha-D-glucose phosphate-specific phosphoglucomutase: MEPQVVATKPFPGQRPGTSGLRKKVKVFQQPGYLENFVQAIFDTQKELAGGALIVGGDGRFYNRTAIQIILRMAAANGVARVLVGRGGILSTPAASHLIRKYGAQGGIILSASHNPGGPDEDFGIKFNAANGGPASEAITEAIYRRTQSLDRYRTCAAPELDIDTLGLGKFGKMRIEVLDPVADYADLMASLFDFEAIRRLFASGEFRMKLDAMHAVTGPYATEILENRLGAPVGTVMNGVPLEDFGGGHPDPNLAHAQELVALCQGPEGLDFGAASDGDGDRNMILGRDFFVTPSDSLAVLAANAHRVPGYADGIVGVARSMPTSQAADRVAERLGIPCYETPTGWKFFGNLLDACRITLCGEESFGSGSDHVREKDGLWAILFWLNLLAARQEAVADIVQKHWRRYGRNFYTRHDYEAVDAPAAEALMDNLRALLPTLPGKRLGDFKVTYADDFAYTDPVDASRSDRQGIRIGLEGGSRLVFRLSGTGTEGATLRLYLESYEPDPTRHGQDTQEALAPLILIANELAQIQARTGRAAPDVIT; this comes from the coding sequence ATGGAGCCGCAAGTCGTCGCCACCAAGCCCTTCCCGGGCCAGCGTCCGGGTACCTCCGGGCTGCGCAAGAAGGTCAAGGTCTTCCAGCAGCCGGGCTACCTGGAAAACTTCGTCCAGGCCATTTTCGATACCCAGAAGGAGCTCGCCGGTGGCGCCCTGATCGTCGGCGGCGACGGCCGTTTTTACAATCGTACCGCCATTCAGATCATTTTACGCATGGCCGCCGCCAATGGCGTGGCCAGGGTCCTGGTGGGGCGCGGTGGCATCCTCTCGACCCCCGCCGCCTCACACCTCATCCGCAAGTATGGCGCCCAAGGCGGCATCATCCTGTCCGCCAGCCACAACCCCGGCGGCCCAGACGAGGACTTTGGCATCAAGTTCAACGCTGCCAACGGCGGGCCCGCCAGCGAGGCGATCACCGAGGCCATCTACCGGCGCACCCAGAGCCTGGACCGTTACCGCACCTGCGCGGCCCCGGAACTGGACATCGACACGCTAGGCCTCGGCAAGTTTGGCAAGATGCGGATAGAGGTCCTGGACCCGGTGGCCGATTACGCCGATCTCATGGCCAGCCTCTTCGACTTCGAGGCCATTCGCCGCCTCTTCGCCAGCGGCGAGTTCCGCATGAAGCTGGATGCCATGCACGCCGTCACCGGCCCCTATGCCACCGAGATCCTTGAGAACCGCCTCGGCGCCCCCGTGGGCACCGTGATGAACGGCGTGCCCCTGGAGGACTTCGGCGGCGGTCACCCGGACCCCAACCTGGCACACGCCCAGGAATTGGTGGCCCTGTGCCAGGGGCCGGAGGGGCTGGATTTCGGCGCCGCCTCCGATGGCGACGGCGACCGCAACATGATCCTGGGCCGCGACTTCTTCGTCACCCCCAGCGATAGCCTGGCGGTGCTGGCCGCCAATGCCCATCGGGTGCCCGGCTACGCGGACGGCATCGTCGGCGTGGCCCGTTCCATGCCCACCAGCCAGGCCGCCGACCGGGTCGCGGAACGGCTCGGCATCCCCTGTTACGAGACCCCCACCGGCTGGAAGTTCTTCGGCAACCTCCTCGATGCCTGCCGCATCACCCTCTGCGGCGAGGAAAGCTTTGGCAGCGGCTCGGACCATGTGCGCGAGAAGGATGGCCTCTGGGCAATCCTCTTCTGGCTCAACCTGTTGGCGGCACGCCAGGAGGCCGTCGCCGATATCGTCCAGAAACACTGGCGGCGCTACGGTCGCAACTTTTACACCCGTCATGACTACGAGGCCGTGGACGCCCCGGCCGCCGAGGCCCTGATGGACAATTTGCGCGCCCTCCTCCCGACCCTGCCCGGCAAGCGGCTCGGTGACTTCAAGGTGACCTACGCCGACGACTTCGCCTACACGGACCCGGTGGACGCCAGCCGCTCGGACCGCCAGGGCATCCGCATTGGCCTGGAGGGCGGCTCGCGCCTCGTCTTCCGCCTCTCGGGCACGGGCACCGAGGGCGCCACCCTGCGCCTTTATCTGGAATCCTACGAGCCCGACCCGACACGCCATGGCCAGGACACCCAGGAGGCCCTGGCACCCCTCATCCTCATCGCCAATGAACTGGCGCAAATCCAGGCCCGGACTGGCCGCGCCGCGCCGGATGTCATTACCTGA